The genomic interval CGGGTGCGCCGCGCGCGTCTCAGATCGCTTCCGCGCGTTCCTCACGCACGAAGCAGAGCCACACCAGCCCGCCGATCAGGAAGAGCGTGATCGCGACCATGCCGCCGCGCTGGCTCGCGGTCCAGGCGGTCATGAACGTCACCGAGACATTGGCGAGAAAGGTCGTCGACGTGCCCGACAGCGACATCAGTCCGAAGAACTCCGTCATCTTCTCCGGCGGCGCCAGCCGCGTCATCATCGTGCGCGCATTCGCGTAGCCGGCGGTGATGAACATCGCGACGCCGTTGACCGTCATCAGATAGATCACTTCCGGCCAGGTGTTGAAGAACGGCAGTCCGTTGATCCGCGCCGCGTGAAGATCGTAGGGAATGACCCAGAAGATCCGGTCGGGCGCCATCGTCAGGCCCAGGATGAAGAAGAACAGCGTGCCGCCGACGCTCACGAACAAGGCCCGCTTGGATCCGAAGCGGTTGTCGAGCCAGCCGCCGAAGAAGCCGCCCACGACCGCGAACACGCTGAGCTCCAGCCCGTATACGATCATCGTCAGCGCGCCCCAATGGAACGTGCCCGCCGCATAGATGCCGCCGAAGGTGAGGACCGCCGTCATGCCGTCGTTGAACAGCATCCGCGCTCCCAGATAGTGGCCGACATTGCGGTAGTGGCGGAGACTTTTGACCGTCCGCCACACCGAGCGCGCGCCGCTCTTCACGGCCTGGCCGACGCCGAGGCCGACGCTCGGCCGGTCGGGCGTGAACAGGAACAGGGGAATGCAGAACAAAAGCAGCCAGCCGCCCGAGATCGGCCCCGCGAGCCGCTCGGGCTCGTGCGCCGCCTGGTTCACGCCGAACAGCGTATGCGCCGGCACGAAGCTCCAGTCGACGAGGCCGGGCAGCGCGAAGAAGATCATCATGAAGCAGAGCATCAGGATGCCGGCGAGATTGCCCAGCGCGAGTCCGAGGCCCGACAAGGGGCCCACGCGTTCATGCGGCGCGATGGTCGGCAGCATGGCGCTGTGGAACACGGTGGAGAATTCATAGCCGAAATTGGCGACCGCGATCAGCACGCCGGTGAGCAGGATGCCGTTCCACGACGCGTGCGGCTCGGCGCTCCACATCGCGAACATCGCGCCCGCCATCAGGATCGTATAGAAAGCGATCCACGGCTTGCGCCGTCCGCCGACATCGGCGACCGCGCCCAGGAACGGCGCCGCGATCGCGACCGCGAAGCCGCCATAGGACGAGAACGCCGCCCACAATTCCTGGCCCTTCACCGCGTCGCCGACGACCTGCGTGGTGAAATAGGGCGCGAAGAGATAGATCGTGACGAGGAGCACATAGGGGATGCGGGCCCATTCGAACACCGCCCAGGCGATCTGGCCCAGCCGGCTCGCGATCGGCCCGCCGGTGGCGGATGTGCCGGCCGGCCGGTGCAGCCAGGCGGCGAGGCCGGTCGCGGCGATCGCCGCCGAAGATGCGGGATCGCCGGACTCACCCGCGGTCGCCGCTTCATCGTCCACCATACGCGACGCGGATTGCGCGTCATTGGAAGACTTCACTCGACTCCACTCCCCAGATGTTGCGCTTGTCGACCCAGCCTTCCGTTCCGGAGGCTTGCACTTCGCAGGCGGCAAGCTCGCATGCCTTGAGCCATGCGACAACGCCGGGCGCCGCATAGGCGACAATCTTGCTCTTCGGATCGCTGTCGGCGCGAAGCGCTGACTTTGTAAATCCAACGAACAGCACGCTGCGCCGGTCGCTCAATTGCGTGCGATGCATCCAGCCGACGGAACCGTCGACGTCCTTGACGCGGCGCCATGCATCGAAGCTCGCCAGGATCTTCACCGGATAGTCCTTGCGCTTGTAGATCCACAGGATGCGATGCGCATAGGACGGGCCCTGCCGCAGGAAGGCCTGGTCGCGGCGGATGCTGGCGAAATGCGGCTGCACCGCGATCGCCTCCGGCGCCGCGGCGGCCGACACGCACAACGCGCAGAGCAGCGCCAGGGCGGGAAGAAGGAACCGCGAATCGAACATCCCGCGCATCATACGAAGCGCGTCCGGCTTTTCGAGGGCGGATCGGCGCGCATTGACGCGGCGCAGCAAACCGACCTAGGTTCCCGGCACGCGCTTGGTTTTGGGAACGCGGTTCAATACCGCGGCTGCCCCCGCAACTGTAACCGGCGAGCGGACCGTCCAACGGCCACTGGGATTTCGATCCCGGGAAGGCGGACGGGAAGCGTTCGAGCCGGGAGCCAGGAGACCTGCCTCGCGCCGTCGTCCTGTTTCCGCACGGGGTGTTGGCGGGGACTGCGGGGGAAACCGCCGTGGCGACAGTTGGAGTCGCGCGGGGTCCCGTCTTATGGGGAATTGTATTTTCACGTCGGTACGCCGAGCGCGGCTCCTGAACCCTCAGGAGAACGCCATGACCAGATCCATTCTGCTTTCCACCGCGGCCTTTGCCGCATTGTGCCTTCCCGCATCCGTCAGGGCCGAAACCGCCATGACCTCGACCGAAACCGTTGTCGTCAGTGCAACCCGCACCGCGCAGCCGCTGGACGTCACCGGTGCGTCGGTCACCGTGATCGACGCCCAGGACCTTCAGGCGCAGCAGACCGTGGTGCTGACCGACATTCTCAGGCAGGTGCCGTCGCTCGTGGTGACCCGCACCGGCGGCGTCGGCCAGACCACGACCGTCTCGCTGCGCGGCGCCGAGCAGGGCCAGACCGTGGGACTGATCGACGGCATCCGCATCAACGACCCCTCCGACGTCTCGGAAGGCGCGATCTTCGGCGACGTGCTGGCCAACAACATCAACCGGGTCGAGGTCCTGCGCGGGCCGCAATCGACGCTCTATGGCAGCGATGCCATCGGCGGCGTGGTCGACATCATCACCAATCGCGGCGGCGACACGCCCATCGCGCTCAATGCGACGGCGGAAGGCGGCTCCTTCGGCACCTTTCACGTCAATGCCGCGGCGAACGGCACGACGGGCGATCTCGAATACGGCGCCGCGCTCAATCTCTTCACCGAAACCGGCACGCCGGCGGCCGATGTGCGCAACGGCAACCCGGAAAACGACGGCTACACCAATTTCGGCGCCAGCCTGAACACCCGCTACCACATCAGCGACACGGTCAGCGCCGATCTGCGCGGCTACTACACCCATGGCCATGCCGATTTCGACGACAATTTCGGCGGCCCGCCGCTGTTCGCCGTCGCCGATTCCGGCGCCAACAACACCAATGAGCTGAAGGCCGGCTATCTCGGCATCAACGCCGACTTTTTCGGCGGCATGTTCCACAACCGTCTGGCCGTGATCGCCACCGCCGGAGCGCGTCAGTTCTTCGACAGCGCCTTCGACACGATCCATCTGAACTCCGACGATTTCGGCAATGCCGTGCGTGTCGAATACCAGGGCATCGTCGACATCGACCCCGAGGATCAGGTCACCTTCGGCATCGAAAGCCAGCGCAGCTCGTTCCGCGGCGACAGTTTCTCGTCCTTTTCGCCGCCGTCGGTCACCACCGGTTCCGACACCATCACCGGCTATTACCTGCAGGGCCAGACCACGCTGTTCGAACAGCTCACCCTCACCGGCGGCGTCCGGCTGGACGACGACGACGCATTCGGCACGCACACGTCCTACAAGTTCAACGCGGCGTGGCAGATTCCATGGCTGGACGCGACGCTGCGCGGCAATGTCGGCAACGGCTTCAAGGCGCCGAGCCTGTTCCAGCTCTTCTCGGCCAATTCCAACCCCGTCGACACGCTCAAGCCCGAGACCGCGACCGGCTGGGAAGTCGGCTTCGACAAGGCGTTCTGGGACGGCCGCGCCAAGGGCTCGCTGACCTATTTCGAGCGCGACACCCACAACCAGATCGACTTCCAGAACTGCTTCTCGCCGACCGACGCGCCGGGCTGTCCGTTCCGCCTTGCCGCTTTCGGCTACTATATCAACCTCGACAAGACGCGCGCCCGCGGCGTCGAAGCCGCGTTCGAGGTCAAGCCGACCGACGATCTCGACATCAGCTTGAACTACACCAACATGTCCGCGATCAACACCGTCACCCGGCTCGCCCTGGCGCGCCGGCCGCAGGACCTCGCGAGCGCCGTGGTCACCTGGCTGCCTTTCGCGGGAACCAGCCTCGGCGCCTCCGTCACCTATGAAGGGCCGCGCTTCAACGACACCGGCAACTTCACCCGGCTGACCTCGAGCACGCTGGTCAACCTGTTCGGTTCCTACGACCTGACCGAGCGGTGGCAGCTCTTCGGCCGCGTCGACAACCTCTTCAACGATCGCACCGAGCAGGTTTCCGGCTATGGCGTGCCGGGCATCGGCGCCTTCGGCGGCGTCCGGGTCACTTTGTAAGCCTCGGACGGCCATGGCAGTGTTCGGGGATCGCCATCCCCGGACACCGCCCATGAGCTTCGACAGCATACTGATCGCCAATCGCGGCGAGATCGCCGTGCGCATTGCGCGCGCGGCGGGCGATCTGGGGCTGCGCAGCGTCGCGATCTATTCCGACGACGATGCGACGTCGGCACATGTGAAGGCTGCGGATGCGGCGCAGGCGCTGGGCGCCAGCGGACCCGCCGCCTATCTCGACATCGCCCGCGTCATCGCCACCGCCAAGGCCGCCAAATGCCAGGCGATCCATCCCGGCTACGGCTTCCTGAGCGAGAACGCCGAATTCGCCGCCGATTGCGAGAAGGTGGGGCTGGTCTTCATCGGCCCCTCGCCGCATGTGCTGTCGATCTTCGGCGACAAGGCGCGCGCCCGCGCCCTGGCCGAGCGCTTCGGCGTGCCGGTCCTTCCGGGCACGCCGGGGCCGGCGACGCTGGAACAGGTCCGCGAATTCCTCCGCGCGACGCGCGGCCCGATCGTCATCAAGGCCATCGCCGGCGGCGGCGGCCGCGGC from Rhizomicrobium sp. carries:
- a CDS encoding TonB-dependent receptor, producing MTRSILLSTAAFAALCLPASVRAETAMTSTETVVVSATRTAQPLDVTGASVTVIDAQDLQAQQTVVLTDILRQVPSLVVTRTGGVGQTTTVSLRGAEQGQTVGLIDGIRINDPSDVSEGAIFGDVLANNINRVEVLRGPQSTLYGSDAIGGVVDIITNRGGDTPIALNATAEGGSFGTFHVNAAANGTTGDLEYGAALNLFTETGTPAADVRNGNPENDGYTNFGASLNTRYHISDTVSADLRGYYTHGHADFDDNFGGPPLFAVADSGANNTNELKAGYLGINADFFGGMFHNRLAVIATAGARQFFDSAFDTIHLNSDDFGNAVRVEYQGIVDIDPEDQVTFGIESQRSSFRGDSFSSFSPPSVTTGSDTITGYYLQGQTTLFEQLTLTGGVRLDDDDAFGTHTSYKFNAAWQIPWLDATLRGNVGNGFKAPSLFQLFSANSNPVDTLKPETATGWEVGFDKAFWDGRAKGSLTYFERDTHNQIDFQNCFSPTDAPGCPFRLAAFGYYINLDKTRARGVEAAFEVKPTDDLDISLNYTNMSAINTVTRLALARRPQDLASAVVTWLPFAGTSLGASVTYEGPRFNDTGNFTRLTSSTLVNLFGSYDLTERWQLFGRVDNLFNDRTEQVSGYGVPGIGAFGGVRVTL
- a CDS encoding MFS transporter; this encodes MKSSNDAQSASRMVDDEAATAGESGDPASSAAIAATGLAAWLHRPAGTSATGGPIASRLGQIAWAVFEWARIPYVLLVTIYLFAPYFTTQVVGDAVKGQELWAAFSSYGGFAVAIAAPFLGAVADVGGRRKPWIAFYTILMAGAMFAMWSAEPHASWNGILLTGVLIAVANFGYEFSTVFHSAMLPTIAPHERVGPLSGLGLALGNLAGILMLCFMMIFFALPGLVDWSFVPAHTLFGVNQAAHEPERLAGPISGGWLLLFCIPLFLFTPDRPSVGLGVGQAVKSGARSVWRTVKSLRHYRNVGHYLGARMLFNDGMTAVLTFGGIYAAGTFHWGALTMIVYGLELSVFAVVGGFFGGWLDNRFGSKRALFVSVGGTLFFFILGLTMAPDRIFWVIPYDLHAARINGLPFFNTWPEVIYLMTVNGVAMFITAGYANARTMMTRLAPPEKMTEFFGLMSLSGTSTTFLANVSVTFMTAWTASQRGGMVAITLFLIGGLVWLCFVREERAEAI
- a CDS encoding SH3 domain-containing protein: MFDSRFLLPALALLCALCVSAAAAPEAIAVQPHFASIRRDQAFLRQGPSYAHRILWIYKRKDYPVKILASFDAWRRVKDVDGSVGWMHRTQLSDRRSVLFVGFTKSALRADSDPKSKIVAYAAPGVVAWLKACELAACEVQASGTEGWVDKRNIWGVESSEVFQ